In Hoplias malabaricus isolate fHopMal1 chromosome 6, fHopMal1.hap1, whole genome shotgun sequence, a single window of DNA contains:
- the LOC136699151 gene encoding zona pellucida sperm-binding protein 3-like — protein MAFRQLGFGVILLVLFGICNAQLADRTNAMQGVQGVVGQPHLMSRPVAQLPAQNPASGGLLGLLQNSLNLQSQQVLQGPVKKLTWRYPQVPVTPKPPTVPFQMHAPVQVSSVAADCGESTVYVEVKRDFFGSGELINPSSLSIGGCAPIGEDSAAQVLIFEEQLQNCNSVLTMTEAELVYTFHLLYVPGTSGGALAVRRGTVIGIECHYPRLHNVSSNALLPAWIPYASTVIAGEQLVFSLRLMTDDWQFERPSNQYFLGDIINIEASVMQYNHVPLRIFVDSCVATAVPDMNASPRYSFIENYGCLVDAKLTGSKSRFMPRVHGYKLQFQLEAFAFINSSGLIYLTCSVKATPASAPTDAAHKACLFTANRWTAVDRDNQVCGCCDTSCGLSDVGLGTGPQWLGNISLGPISVGQKPPAWQQKGVN, from the exons ATGGCATTTAGGCAGCTTGGCTTTGGGGTAATTCTGTTGGTGCTTTTTGGCATTTGTAATGCACAGTTAGCTGACAGGACAAATGCAATGCAAGGTGTTCAAGGAGTTGTTGGTCAGCCTCATCTAATGTCAAGGCCAGTAGCACAGCTACCTGCACAGAACCCTGCCTCAGGAGGTCTCCTTGGTCTTTTGCAAAACTCACTCAATCTCCAGTCCCAACAGGTGCTGCAGGGTCCAGTGAAGAAACTGACATGGCGTTACCCCCAAGTTCCAGTAACGCCTAAACCACCAACCGTTCCATTTCAGATGCATGCACCTGTCCAAGTTAGCAGTGTTGCAGCTGACTGTGGAGAGAGCACAGTGTATGTAGAGGTCAAGAGAGATTTTTTTGGAAGTGGAGAACTAATAAACCCCTCTTCTCTCAGTATTGGAGGCTGTGCACCAATAGGGGAAGACTCTGCTGCTCAGGTTCTGATATTTGAAGAACAGCTACAAAACTGCAATAGTGTGCTGACT ATGACTGAGGCTGAACTGGTCTACACCTTCCACCTACTCTATGTTCCAGGAACTTCTGGTGGTGCACTAGCTGTCAGGAGAGGTACTGTTATTGGAATTGAATGTCACTATCCTAG GCTTCATAATGTGAGCAGCAATGCACTGTTACCTGCCTGGATTCCTTACGCTTCAACTGTGATTGCTGGGGAGCAGCTGGTCTTCTCCCTCAGACTCATGACTG ATGACTGGCAGTTTGAGAGACCATCCAACCAGTATTTCCTGGGAGACATCATCAATATTGAAGCTTCTGTAATGCAGTACAACCATGTGCCTCTAAGGATTTTTGTGGATAGCTGTGTGGCTACTGCTGTACCTGATATGAATGCCTCTCCCAGATATTCCTTTATTGAGAACTATGG GTGCCTGGTGGATGCTAAGCTTACAGGATCCAAGTCCCGCTTTATGCCTCGGGTTCATGGATACAAGCTCCAGTTCCAGCTGGAGGCCTTTGCCTTTAtaaacagcagtggactg ATCTACTTAACTTGCTCTGTGAAGGCtactcctgcttctgctcccaCTGATGCAGCGCACAAAGCTTGTTTGTTCACTGCAAACAG GTGGACTGCAGTGGATAGGGATAACCAGGTTTGTGGCTGCTGTGACACAAGCTGTGGCCTCAGTGACGTTGGTCTTGGTACTG GTCCACAGTGGCTGGGCAATATCTCACTTGGCCCTATTAGCGTTGGACAGAAACCTCCTGCTTGGCAGCAAAAAGGTGTAAACTAA